In one Amaranthus tricolor cultivar Red isolate AtriRed21 chromosome 8, ASM2621246v1, whole genome shotgun sequence genomic region, the following are encoded:
- the LOC130821745 gene encoding cation/H(+) antiporter 2-like: MDVTRKVLCGNDLFNPVIAMGLQASLLLSVSHLLQIAVKSIGIPTPIPQITAGLLIGHSLLSKIKPLESYFIQSNSADYYNVLAFFGRTCVVFLIGLELDIAYMKRYLRSASIVTLAASLPCIIISGAISVFMFQYFIKKQENFATFLFIFMLSVANSASPLVIRFIAELRLGTSEFGRLAVCSSLLNDITCILCGGLVMKTVEDGKFKWGEWIWSLLFTAIVSFAVRRAALLLNKCSPERQYLKNTQIIPLFLFVLLSASFVDRWGAANSLLTALVLGVTFPRQGKTARTMTHKLSYAVYTFVLPIYFGYTGFQANFADAAILKNFVGVIVIVTLSISGKILGALIACQYLKIPLKEGIVLGLLLNLKGHFDVMILGAVRLKIDWNNSFIEVMLMTTILNTLICGIVVAFIVLKDTRTFAYKAITLQKQNPEKELRVLACVHGPRNIPTMVKVIGWLSWSKDLPICAYLMHLVELLPKKRTSKMYHQLEDDELSDDDAYGGNDAVDINDGVDAFVTKTGIFIRQMKSVSSISSMFEDVCNVAVDLRASLIILPFHKHQRIDGKMEISKDGIRATNQRVLRNAPCTVAVLVDRGLEGSSQAPGLKTIPHVATLFFGGPDDREALSLSTYIALHLGMNLTVIRFLKASTIENNGLERINVSSHGNNQVLMAMPSCGAEDEVDNAYLEDFYNRYVTSGQVGYIEKHVKNGAQTAIALKDIVELYQLFIVGNGGRRNSAITNGMSDWEECPELGNVGDLLASAEFDLNCSVLIIQQYKPSLD; the protein is encoded by the exons GCTGGGTTATTGATCGGTCACTCACTATTATCAAAGATAAAGCCACTAGAAAGTTACTTCATCCAGTCTAATTCTGCAGACTACTACAATGTATTGGCCTTTTTCGGTAGAACTTGTGTTGTGTTTTTGATTGGCCTAGAGCTGGATATTGCCTATATGAAGCGCTATTTGCGTAGTGCTAGTATTGTGACACTTGCTGCGTCATTACCATGTATCATCATCTCAGGAGCCATCTCAGTCTTTATGTTTCAGTATTTTATAAAGAAACAAGAAAACTTTGCGAcattcttgtttatttttatgttatcgGTTGCAAACTCCGCTTCTCCTCTAGTTATCCGCTTCATAGCTGAATTAAGATTGGGAACTTCTGAATTTGGACGTTTAGCAGTATGTTCGTCGTTGCTAAATGATATCACTTGCATATTATGCGGGGGTCTAGTGATGAAGACTGTAGAAGACGGTAAATTCAAATGGGGGGAATGGATTTGGTCGTTGCTTTTCACGGCTATAGTGAGCTTTGCAGTTAGACGCGCTGCCCTTTTACTTAACAAGTGTAGTCCAGAACGCCAGTACTTAAAGAACACCCAAATCATACCTTTATTCCTTTTTGTTCTGCTTAGTGCAAGTTTTGTCGATAGATGGGGAGCTGCGAATAGCTTGTTGACCGCATTGGTTTTAGGGGTTACTTTCCCTCGCCAAGGAAAAACTGCTCGGACTATGACTCACAAGCTTTCTTACGCTGTTTATACCTTTGTGCTCCCTATTTACTTTGGCTATACTGGTTTTCAAGCTAACTTTGCGGATGCCGCCATACTCAAGAATTTTGTCGgggttattgtgattgtaacatTAAGCATCAGTGGCAAGATTTTAGGTGCTCTCATTGCTTGCCAATACTTGAAAATTCCATTAAAAGAAGGGATAGTTCTTGGTTTGCTACTTAATCTAAAAGGTCATTTTGATGTTATGATCTTAGGCGCTGTCCGACTAAAAATA GACTGGAATAATAGTTTTATCGAGGTGATGCTGATGACGACCATACTCAATACGCTAATTTGTGGGATTGTGGTAGCTTTTATAGTTTTGAAAGATACCCGTACGTTTGCTTACAAGGCAATTACCCTTCAGAAGCAAAACCCGGAAAAAGAGCTACGAGTGTTGGCTTGTGTTCATGGTCCTCGTAACATTCCAACTATGGTTAAAGTCATCGGATGGTTGAGCTGGTCAAAAGATTTACCGATATGTGCTTACCTTATGCACTTGGTCGAACTTCTCCCAAAGAAGAGGACTAGTAAGATGTATCACCAATTAGAGGATGATGAACTTAGTGATGATGATGCTTATGGTGGAAATGATGCAGTCGATATCAACGATGGTGTGGATGCCTTTGTAACCAAAACGGGAATTTTCATTCGTCAAATGAAGTCGGTTTCCTCTATATCGAGTATGTTTGAGGATGTGTGTAATGTAGCTGTTGATTTGCGAGCGTCACTTATAATTCTCCCTTTCCATAAACATCAAAGAATCGATGGGAAAATGGAAATTAGTAAGGATGGCATACGTGCGACTAATCAAAGGGTGCTTCGGAACGCTCCTTGCACAGTCGCTGTTCTTGTTGATCGAGGACTCGAGGGCTCCTCACAAGCACCAGGTTTGAAGACAATACCACATGTTGCAACATTATTTTTCGGTGGCCCTGATGACCGCGAGGCATTGTCACTTAGTACATATATCGCGTTGCACCTTGGCATGAATCTTACCGTCATTAGGTTTCTGAAAGCATCTACTATTGAAAACAACGGACTAGAGAGAATCAATGTTTCATCACATGGAAACAATCAAGTTTTAATGGCAATGCCTAGCTGCGGAGCTGAAGATGAGGTGGACAATGCCTATTTGGAGGATTTCTACAACAG GTACGTAACCTCGGGTCAAGTAGGGTACATAGAGAAACATGTGAAGAATGGAGCTCAAACTGCTATAGCCTTAAAAGACATTGTAGAATTGTATCAATTATTCATAGTTGGAAATGGAGGACGACGGAATTCAGCTATAACAAATGGTATGAGTGATTGGGAAGAATGCCCGGAATTAGGCAATGTGGGAGATCTTTTGGCCTCAGCAGAATTCGATCTCAATTGCTCTGTTTTGATTATCCAACAATATAAGCCTTCATTAGACTGA
- the LOC130820986 gene encoding ankyrin repeat domain-containing protein, chloroplastic, producing the protein MSPTSLVRATPNFLSLPNFPNQNQNTTFTLLPPFLYPLPLSIPFFKYPPKKFSSLSSPILCFSFSSNSQNFPFTASSLNQEEYEEEQVIGDCLVFEDGIFEDPYLEQELNPPISSISKITQNPRNNQNSTQVIEPQNLVPEEWKQVVEEINLTKKERRKLAQELEFGQKFQKKKLIRNVNIEEFLKLRNEKLSQLKPLVLDNPPAFPSKIKGNGDENDDNSRKEHVNVGESSRVEPKNPRWAVYGRGLNDVTEFFNSGKYQPNDKSDGPQKLFTKEEKALMNARKPKLAVATSKKWLPLHTLAASGEFYLVNTLLKHDVDINASDQDGLTALHIAITCKKQAILNYLLRESADPLVQDKNGATLMHYAVRVASSQIIKTLLLHNVDINLQDNNGWTPLHLAVQARRTDVVRLLLMKGADKTLKNKDGLTPLELCLYSGRDTKTYELIKLLKELPRQHS; encoded by the exons ATGTCACCTACATCACTTGTAAGAGCAACACCAAACTTCTTATCACTCCCCAATTTCCCAAACCAAAACCAAAATACTACCTTCACTCTTCTTCCTCCATTTCTTTATCCTCTTCCACTCTCCATACCTTTCTTCAAATACCCTCCAAAAAAGTTCAGCTCTTTATCTTCCCCAATTCTctgtttttccttttcttctaaTTCCCAAAATTTCCCATTTACAGCGTCAAGTTTGAATcaggaagaatatgaagaagaacaagTAATTGGAGATTgccttgtttttgaagatggaATTTTTGAGGACCCATATCTTGAACAAGAACTAAACCCTCCAATTTCTTCAATTTCTAAAATTACCCAAAACCCTAGAAACAATCAAAATTCAACTCAAGTAATTGAACCCCAGAATTTAGTCCCAGAAGAATGGAAACAAGTTGTGGAAGAAATCAATTTAACCAAGAAAGAAAGGCGCAAACTTGCTCAAGAATTAGAGTTTGGACAGAAGTTTCAGAAGAAGAAATTGATTAGAAATGTTAACATAGAAGAGTTTTTGAAGTTAAGAAATGAAAAGTTATCCCAATTGAAGCCACTTGTTCTTGATAACCCACCTGCGTTTCCTTCAAAAATTAAAGGAAATGGTGATGAAAATGATGATAACAGTAGGAAAGAGCATGTGAATGTTGGTGAAAGTTCAAGAGTTGAACCCAAGAACCCTAGATGGGCTGTTTATGGTCGTGGATTGAATGATGTTACCGAGTTCTTCAACAGTGGAAAATACCAGCCTAATGATAAATCTGATG GACCTCAAAAGCTGTTTACAAAGGAGGAGAAGGCTTTGATGAATGCGAGGAAACCTAAACTAGCAGTTGCAACATCA AAAAAGTGGCTGCCTTTGCATACACTTGCTGCATCGGGAGAATTTTACCTTGTGAACACTTTATTAAAGCATGATGTTGATATCAATGCTTCTGATCAG GATGGTTTAACCGCTCTTCATATAGCGATAACGTGCAAAAAGCAGGCCATTCTAAATTATCTTTTGAGAGAGTCGGCTGATCCGTTGGTCCAGGATAAG AATGGAGCAACTTTAATGCATTATGCTGTTCGAGTTGCATCGAGCCAGATAATTAAGACGCTTTTGCTACACAATGTTGATATCAACCTCCAAGACAAC AATGGATGGACTCCATTGCATCTTGCTGTTCAAGCGCGAAGAACAGATGTTGTGAGGCTCCTCTTAATGAAAGGAGCAGACAAGACACTCAAGAACAAG GATGGTCTAACTCCTTTGGAACTCTGCCTATATTCTGGTCGAGACACCAAAACTTACGAGCTCATCAAGCTATTGAAAGAGCTACCTAGGCAACATTCGTGA